Proteins found in one Oscillatoria nigro-viridis PCC 7112 genomic segment:
- a CDS encoding hydrolase — protein sequence MSKNQKIGLEGLLRPEDSILVLIDHQPYQFTNLNSHEPTMIINNVIGLAKSAKVFNVPTILTTVIEERGGYIIKGLQDVFPDQKPINRTFINTWEDPNVTDIVKKSGRKQLILAALWTEICLAMPAIQALGEGYDVFIVTDASGGVTTEAHDMAVRRMVQAGAVPINWMAVLAEWQRDWARTETSAGVSEILLEHGGASAVALAWELQLLATTPPADGKPVQVSNSSIFMGR from the coding sequence ATGTCTAAAAATCAAAAAATCGGTCTAGAAGGACTGCTTCGTCCAGAAGATAGCATCCTGGTACTGATTGACCATCAGCCCTATCAGTTCACCAACTTGAACAGCCATGAACCTACGATGATCATTAACAATGTTATTGGTCTTGCCAAATCAGCAAAGGTGTTCAACGTACCCACAATCCTGACCACAGTCATTGAAGAAAGAGGGGGTTATATCATTAAGGGACTACAGGATGTTTTTCCCGATCAAAAACCGATTAACCGCACTTTCATCAATACCTGGGAAGATCCAAATGTGACAGATATAGTGAAGAAAAGTGGCCGCAAGCAACTTATACTTGCTGCGCTTTGGACCGAGATTTGTCTCGCAATGCCAGCAATCCAGGCGCTGGGTGAAGGTTATGACGTATTCATCGTTACCGATGCTTCGGGCGGTGTTACTACGGAAGCTCATGACATGGCGGTTCGCCGGATGGTTCAGGCTGGTGCAGTTCCAATCAACTGGATGGCTGTACTTGCTGAATGGCAACGTGACTGGGCACGCACAGAAACATCTGCGGGTGTATCAGAGATTCTTCTTGAGCATGGCGGTGCTAGTGCGGTTGCCCTTGCATGGGAACTTCAGCTCCTTGCAACAACCCCTCCAGCGGACGGCAAACCTGTCCAGGTCAGCAATTCCTCCATCTTCATGGGTCGATAG